The Shewanella japonica genome has a window encoding:
- a CDS encoding type II secretion system protein: MQKQQGFTLIELVVVIIILGILAVTAAPKFINLQGDARVSTLQGAKAAIQSANSLVYSKAALAGEEKKDPGSVDIGASSNLVTVFGYAEGDADELIKAVDMSTDDWDITGTGGTVKIQQKDAPTNCYIEYTEAQTSGSTPTFSSGISDGNGGFLPMPTASDC; encoded by the coding sequence ATGCAAAAGCAACAAGGTTTTACACTTATTGAGTTAGTCGTGGTGATCATTATTTTAGGGATCTTGGCTGTGACCGCGGCACCTAAATTTATCAATTTACAAGGTGATGCTCGAGTTTCCACATTGCAAGGTGCGAAAGCTGCTATTCAAAGTGCTAATAGTTTAGTTTATTCAAAAGCGGCTTTAGCTGGTGAAGAAAAGAAAGATCCTGGCTCTGTTGATATTGGCGCAAGCAGTAATTTGGTGACAGTTTTTGGCTATGCTGAAGGTGATGCCGATGAACTTATTAAAGCGGTTGATATGTCTACTGACGACTGGGATATTACAGGAACAGGCGGTACGGTGAAAATTCAGCAAAAAGATGCACCAACTAATTGTTATATTGAATATACCGAAGCGCAAACATCAGGAAGTACTCCAACTTTCTCAAGTGGTATTTCTGACGGTAATGGTGGTTTTTTACCTATGCCTACAGCGTCTGACTGCTAA
- a CDS encoding PilN domain-containing protein: MIKTTVNLYSADLLPAKLRLSFQRMMMAVGGLIVFSMLIWAIGYWSVTGLNAEVSSVSAAKSSLDTQKNALELEISTRAPDPELVASVELAQQRLDLKRLLSGELKQRENLISQGYSNLLTDLASVSDGSVWLSQININQQHFEFEGYGAQPQSIPLWVEKLKHTETLKGYAFSTMTMDRGESKPIAFKLSSTPDVEVKK, translated from the coding sequence ATGATAAAAACCACGGTTAATCTTTACAGTGCGGATTTATTGCCTGCTAAATTAAGATTGTCTTTCCAGCGCATGATGATGGCAGTTGGCGGGCTTATCGTCTTTAGTATGTTGATTTGGGCAATTGGCTATTGGTCTGTTACAGGTCTGAATGCAGAAGTGTCGAGCGTTTCTGCTGCTAAATCTTCACTTGATACTCAAAAAAATGCACTTGAATTAGAGATATCAACTCGTGCACCAGATCCAGAACTTGTTGCGAGTGTTGAATTGGCTCAACAGCGTTTAGATTTAAAACGTTTATTATCGGGTGAGCTCAAGCAACGTGAGAATTTAATCAGTCAAGGCTATTCAAATTTACTGACCGATCTTGCTAGCGTATCAGATGGTTCGGTGTGGCTCAGCCAAATTAACATTAACCAACAACACTTTGAGTTCGAAGGATATGGGGCACAGCCACAAAGTATTCCGTTATGGGTCGAGAAGTTAAAGCACACCGAAACATTGAAAGGGTATGCCTTTTCAACCATGACGATGGATAGAGGCGAGTCAAAACCTATTGCTTTCAAGTTATCTAGCACGCCAGACGTGGAGGTAAAAAAATGA
- a CDS encoding tetratricopeptide repeat protein: protein MSVINKVLKDLDKRQQQHSDESPQGAEANGFQRPEVQFTSQVNMAKGTTTDSASSSNKSLLMSVLMLVAVALLGIMLYRQGMQLQKLQPLTPERVNNNASVVVNPNENLADDQSMVTAVKSSDESISLSQSTIADASFSSNEPTDAMKQDEDKIAEEESVVDRDVKPKKTDIAVVGTASNESKQDIDRAVKVNKAEQTQTNDSGSVQVRFSQNTRSSAIVADNQKETVNNVVTINESKPTSTTARNSVSATANKGSMAVTEVVLSNAELAQKKFDIAEIAEQQQKVDRAIKYYYEALMLEPSMHQARKQLASLYYALNNLGRAEQILAQGVVQFPEEVELAILKAKVENASFSPDKALITLSGVSDSSDWARDKWILQSDIAQKNGQFELAESAYRSLVGLEPSQARWWMGLAYALDSQQAYKEAAETYRKALSYRGLSTGAMTYIEQRLIQLEGSQ from the coding sequence ATGAGCGTCATTAATAAAGTATTAAAAGATTTAGATAAGCGTCAGCAACAACATTCTGATGAGAGTCCACAAGGCGCAGAGGCCAACGGATTTCAGCGACCTGAAGTACAGTTTACTAGTCAAGTTAATATGGCAAAAGGGACGACTACTGACAGTGCAAGCTCTTCTAACAAAAGCTTGCTGATGTCTGTACTGATGTTAGTCGCGGTAGCTTTGTTAGGCATAATGCTGTATCGACAGGGAATGCAGCTGCAAAAATTACAGCCATTGACACCTGAACGGGTTAACAACAATGCTTCAGTAGTGGTTAACCCTAATGAGAATTTAGCTGATGATCAGTCTATGGTTACGGCAGTTAAAAGCAGTGATGAATCTATCTCGCTGAGTCAGTCAACGATAGCGGATGCGTCATTTTCATCTAATGAACCTACTGATGCCATGAAACAAGATGAAGACAAGATTGCCGAAGAGGAAAGTGTCGTCGATAGGGATGTAAAACCAAAAAAGACTGACATCGCGGTGGTGGGAACTGCGAGTAATGAAAGCAAACAAGATATTGATAGGGCTGTAAAAGTAAATAAGGCTGAGCAAACTCAAACCAATGATTCAGGTTCAGTACAAGTCAGGTTTAGCCAAAACACTCGCAGTTCGGCCATTGTCGCTGATAACCAAAAAGAAACTGTTAATAATGTCGTTACAATCAATGAATCAAAGCCAACGAGTACAACAGCAAGAAATAGCGTTAGCGCGACAGCGAATAAGGGCAGCATGGCTGTCACTGAGGTTGTGTTATCTAATGCTGAGCTTGCACAAAAGAAATTTGATATTGCAGAGATTGCAGAGCAGCAGCAAAAAGTAGATAGAGCCATTAAATACTATTACGAAGCATTGATGTTAGAGCCATCAATGCATCAAGCAAGAAAGCAGTTAGCATCTTTGTATTACGCGCTTAATAATTTGGGGCGAGCTGAGCAGATTTTGGCACAAGGCGTGGTTCAATTTCCTGAGGAAGTGGAACTCGCTATTTTAAAAGCCAAAGTTGAGAATGCGTCATTTAGTCCTGATAAAGCATTAATCACCTTATCAGGAGTGAGTGATAGCAGCGACTGGGCAAGGGATAAATGGATTTTACAAAGTGATATTGCCCAGAAAAATGGCCAATTTGAATTGGCAGAGTCGGCATATCGCTCATTAGTCGGACTTGAGCCTTCACAAGCGCGTTGGTGGATGGGATTAGCATATGCACTCGATTCACAACAAGCATATAAAGAGGCGGCAGAGACTTACCGTAAAGCGTTATCTTATCGAGGCTTATCAACTGGTGCTATGACGTATATAGAACAACGATTAATTCAACTTGAAGGTAGCCAATGA
- a CDS encoding type II secretion system protein — protein sequence MQKQQGFTLIELVVVIIILGILAVTAAPKFINLQGDARVSALAGMKAAIQGANTLVYSKAALAGEEKKAYNDTTPPAVDIGTGTNAVTQYGYLQSFLDEIENATDVTFNIGTSATDPTVVTDNGGDWTIFPGTAAATVTIWQVGAPATCTLTYTQATSTTVLPSFVAVTDPDNC from the coding sequence ATGCAAAAGCAACAAGGTTTTACATTAATTGAGTTAGTTGTCGTTATCATCATCTTGGGTATTTTAGCGGTAACTGCAGCACCTAAATTTATTAACCTTCAAGGTGATGCTCGTGTATCTGCGTTAGCGGGTATGAAAGCTGCTATTCAAGGTGCCAACACTTTAGTTTACTCAAAAGCAGCTTTAGCTGGTGAAGAGAAAAAAGCATACAATGATACTACTCCGCCAGCTGTTGATATCGGAACTGGTACTAATGCAGTGACTCAGTATGGTTACCTACAAAGCTTTTTAGATGAAATTGAAAATGCAACTGATGTGACATTCAATATTGGTACTAGTGCAACAGATCCTACTGTAGTGACTGATAATGGTGGAGATTGGACTATTTTCCCAGGTACTGCTGCTGCGACAGTTACTATTTGGCAAGTTGGCGCTCCAGCAACGTGTACTTTAACGTACACACAAGCAACAAGCACTACAGTTTTACCTTCATTTGTAGCAGTTACAGATCCTGATAACTGTTAA
- a CDS encoding type II secretion system protein: MQHNQSKRYASGFSLIELVTTILIVGILAVFVIPKLIPESSYSAYTLRNEFISELRQVQIKALNNSDRCYRITVDSDGYQLTTYSHNINAPFAGCVPAQLLRTDLKQTFNGGAYIELASNSSTSFSMDFDNLGRSTLACTGSCFVVVADESLTIAMESEGYIHGL; encoded by the coding sequence ATGCAGCACAATCAGAGTAAACGATACGCTTCAGGCTTTTCACTTATTGAGCTAGTCACTACGATTTTAATTGTAGGGATTCTTGCTGTGTTCGTCATACCCAAACTGATACCTGAATCGAGTTACAGTGCCTACACTTTGAGAAATGAATTTATAAGTGAACTGAGGCAGGTTCAAATTAAAGCGCTTAATAACAGCGATCGTTGTTATCGCATCACTGTCGATTCAGACGGTTATCAATTAACAACCTATAGTCATAACATTAATGCGCCGTTTGCGGGGTGTGTCCCAGCCCAGCTGTTACGAACCGATCTAAAGCAAACCTTTAATGGCGGTGCGTATATTGAGCTTGCGAGTAATTCCAGTACCAGCTTTAGCATGGATTTCGATAATTTAGGCCGCTCAACATTGGCTTGTACTGGTAGTTGCTTTGTCGTTGTTGCTGATGAAAGCCTCACTATAGCCATGGAATCCGAGGGATATATTCATGGTTTATAA
- a CDS encoding GspE/PulE family protein, translating into MKPKLKMRLGDLLVQEHIITDDQLTQALSEQRNSGKKLGRTLIDLHCITEDQLLKFLSQQLNLPYLDISRLSIPSEVVNLIPEVQARRYRALVVKATEDTVTLAMSDPADLQAIDNLEVFVAPKKITIAVTPEQQLLDAFDNLYRRTGEIAKIAGELEEEYAADDMFDLASITDSDSDNETTVVKLLQSIFEDAVQMRASDIHIEPGEKVLRIRQRIDGQLHENTLDEVNIASALVLRLKLMAGLDISEKRMPQDGRFHIEIKGHKVDIRMSTMPIYHGESVVMRLLDQSAGLLTLNETGMPDHILQRIRKQIRRPHGMLLVTGPTGSGKTTTLYGILSELNTPDTKIITVEDPVEYQLPRINQVQVNHKIGLNFSNVLRTTLRQDPDIIMVGEMRDQETVEIGLRGALTGHFVLSTLHTNDAITSALRLLDMGAASYLVASALRVIIAQRLVRRVCSNCMTDHQPTSSELAWINTIAKKDFSAASYKIGTGCQSCNGSGYRGRIGIFEILELDDDMVDAMRTGNPQDFARAAQKSPTFVPLADSAFEYLYNGMTTIEEVAKLVEDVSEIPGAETMPADMGMGS; encoded by the coding sequence ATGAAACCAAAATTAAAAATGCGTTTAGGCGATCTTCTCGTTCAAGAACACATTATTACTGATGACCAATTAACCCAGGCTTTATCTGAGCAACGAAACTCAGGTAAGAAATTGGGACGCACATTAATTGATTTGCATTGTATTACAGAAGATCAATTGCTCAAGTTTTTATCTCAGCAATTAAACCTGCCGTATTTAGACATAAGTCGTTTATCGATTCCTTCTGAAGTCGTCAATCTTATTCCTGAAGTGCAGGCTAGACGTTATCGTGCGCTTGTGGTTAAGGCCACTGAAGATACGGTCACATTGGCCATGAGTGATCCTGCAGACTTACAGGCCATCGATAATTTAGAAGTGTTCGTAGCACCAAAGAAAATTACTATTGCGGTGACGCCTGAGCAACAATTACTGGATGCTTTCGATAACCTATATCGTCGTACAGGTGAAATTGCCAAAATTGCAGGTGAGCTTGAAGAAGAATATGCCGCTGATGACATGTTTGATTTGGCGAGCATCACTGACAGCGATAGCGATAACGAAACCACCGTGGTTAAGTTATTGCAGTCAATTTTTGAAGATGCAGTACAAATGCGTGCTTCGGATATTCATATTGAGCCAGGTGAAAAAGTATTACGGATACGCCAACGTATTGATGGCCAGCTGCATGAAAATACCTTAGATGAAGTTAATATCGCTTCCGCACTGGTGCTGCGTTTGAAGTTAATGGCTGGTTTGGATATTTCAGAAAAAAGAATGCCACAAGATGGCCGTTTTCATATTGAAATCAAAGGCCATAAGGTTGATATCCGTATGTCTACCATGCCAATTTATCATGGTGAATCTGTGGTGATGCGTTTACTAGATCAATCAGCCGGCCTACTGACGTTAAATGAAACGGGTATGCCTGATCATATTTTGCAACGGATTAGAAAACAGATTAGACGTCCTCACGGTATGCTCTTGGTAACAGGGCCAACAGGTAGCGGTAAAACCACAACCTTATATGGCATTTTAAGTGAGCTAAATACGCCTGATACTAAAATTATTACTGTTGAAGATCCGGTCGAGTATCAGTTACCTCGCATTAACCAAGTACAAGTTAATCATAAAATTGGTTTGAATTTCTCTAACGTATTAAGAACAACGCTTCGCCAAGATCCCGATATCATCATGGTCGGTGAGATGCGTGACCAAGAAACGGTAGAAATTGGGTTAAGGGGAGCATTAACCGGTCACTTTGTATTATCAACCTTGCATACCAATGATGCGATTACCAGTGCATTACGTTTACTGGATATGGGGGCGGCAAGCTATTTGGTTGCGAGTGCATTAAGAGTGATTATTGCCCAGCGACTCGTTAGGCGTGTATGTTCAAATTGTATGACGGATCATCAACCTACAAGCTCAGAATTAGCCTGGATAAACACGATTGCTAAAAAAGATTTTAGTGCTGCGAGTTATAAAATAGGGACAGGTTGTCAAAGCTGTAACGGTTCGGGTTATCGTGGTCGTATTGGTATTTTTGAAATTCTTGAACTTGATGACGATATGGTCGATGCCATGCGTACAGGAAACCCGCAAGACTTTGCTCGTGCTGCGCAAAAAAGTCCGACCTTTGTGCCATTAGCTGACTCGGCCTTTGAGTACCTTTATAACGGCATGACAACCATCGAGGAAGTTGCCAAATTGGTAGAAGATGTCAGTGAAATACCAGGCGCAGAAACCATGCCTGCAGATATGGGTATGGGGAGCTAA
- a CDS encoding MSHA biogenesis protein MshJ, with protein MKQLWQQLDTKFNELSQRERVLICIATLVVIAMVVYLPVESIFKERQKLNRQLSQLNTDISVSEQQIALYQQRLAMDPNTDYRNRLTLIEEQTAVADAELDKQMVSMVPASYMPTVLTNLLANVQGVKLLSFGSIAPTPLLQEGEEDKMNLYSHGIHLTLEGSFFSILAFIESIESMPDKLYWKRLNYHVDTHPNATVELELYTLSINKEFISVAE; from the coding sequence ATGAAGCAATTATGGCAGCAATTAGACACTAAATTTAATGAGCTGAGTCAGCGTGAGCGGGTCTTAATTTGCATTGCAACTTTAGTTGTTATCGCGATGGTCGTTTACCTTCCTGTTGAGAGTATCTTTAAAGAAAGACAAAAGCTTAATCGACAGTTAAGCCAATTGAATACCGATATATCCGTTTCTGAGCAGCAAATCGCTTTGTATCAGCAACGATTAGCAATGGATCCCAACACAGATTATCGCAACCGATTAACCTTGATTGAAGAGCAAACGGCCGTTGCTGATGCAGAGCTTGATAAACAAATGGTATCTATGGTGCCTGCTAGCTATATGCCAACCGTGCTCACTAACCTGCTTGCCAATGTTCAAGGGGTGAAGTTGTTATCTTTTGGATCGATAGCGCCAACACCGTTATTGCAAGAGGGCGAAGAAGACAAAATGAACTTATACAGTCATGGCATTCATTTGACGTTGGAAGGGAGCTTCTTTTCCATTTTGGCATTTATTGAGTCAATAGAATCCATGCCAGATAAATTGTATTGGAAGCGTCTCAATTACCATGTTGATACACACCCCAATGCCACTGTCGAACTCGAGCTATATACCTTGAGTATTAATAAGGAGTTTATCAGTGTCGCAGAATAA
- the mshL gene encoding pilus (MSHA type) biogenesis protein MshL: MKFIKYATPLLSLCLLGCQTTDRPDPTTSKTELSQSLAEAQTAQNIVPPPAQMPEEIQRELNGSSLLGGATSLPKERRFDVSANDVDAKVFFPSLVQGTPLSVAVHPEVSGTISISLNGVTLSEVIKVVEDIYGYEVSREGRILRIFPAGMRTETYPLNYLYMEREGLSLTSVSSGRISDNNDNSNSNSNSNSNSSSSSSNSSNNNNSNNNNDSNDNTNGTFIRSKTKSNFWGELEKTLVSIIGNTGGGRQVVITPQAGLVTVRAYPDELRQVSTFLKKAETHLQRQVILEAKILEVTLSDGYQQGIQWDNVLGHAGSTDINFGTSPGSGLSDQITNVIGGVTSISLTGTDFSTMISLLDTQGDVDVLSSPRVTASNNQKAVIKVGNDEYFVTDVSSTTVAGTTPVTTPQVELTPFFSGIALDVTPQIDADGNVLLHVHPSVIDVSEQVKEIKVSGSSLELPLAQSEIRESDTVIKASSGDVVVIGGLMKSENIEALSKVPLLGDIPFIGEAFTNRSKSTKKTELIIMLKPTVVGADTWSNELQRSKDLLERWYPEQE; encoded by the coding sequence ATGAAATTTATTAAATACGCAACCCCTCTGCTATCTCTTTGTTTGCTAGGTTGTCAAACAACAGACAGACCTGATCCAACGACGTCTAAAACGGAGTTGAGTCAATCACTCGCTGAAGCGCAAACGGCGCAAAATATTGTGCCGCCTCCTGCGCAAATGCCTGAGGAAATTCAACGTGAACTCAATGGTTCAAGTTTACTTGGTGGGGCGACATCTTTACCTAAAGAGCGTCGATTTGATGTGTCTGCTAATGATGTTGATGCAAAAGTTTTCTTCCCAAGCCTTGTTCAAGGAACGCCACTAAGTGTTGCTGTTCACCCTGAAGTTAGCGGGACTATATCCATTTCATTAAACGGCGTAACCTTGTCGGAAGTGATTAAAGTGGTTGAAGATATTTACGGATACGAAGTGAGCCGTGAAGGTCGTATTTTGCGTATTTTCCCTGCTGGAATGCGCACAGAAACTTATCCGCTAAATTATCTTTATATGGAACGAGAAGGGCTATCCTTAACCTCGGTGAGTTCTGGCCGTATTTCAGATAATAATGACAATTCAAACTCCAACTCGAATTCGAACTCCAACAGTAGCTCATCAAGTAGCAACTCGAGTAATAATAACAACTCCAACAATAATAACGATAGTAACGACAACACTAACGGCACCTTTATTCGCTCGAAAACGAAATCTAATTTCTGGGGTGAATTAGAGAAAACCTTAGTATCAATTATCGGTAATACAGGTGGCGGGCGCCAAGTTGTGATAACGCCACAAGCAGGCTTAGTGACTGTAAGAGCGTATCCTGATGAATTACGTCAAGTCAGTACATTCCTGAAAAAAGCGGAAACGCACTTACAACGCCAAGTGATCCTAGAAGCTAAGATATTAGAAGTAACATTATCGGATGGCTACCAACAGGGTATTCAGTGGGATAACGTATTAGGACACGCAGGTAGTACTGATATTAACTTTGGGACTTCACCAGGTAGTGGTTTAAGCGACCAAATCACTAATGTCATTGGTGGTGTGACGTCAATTAGCCTTACAGGAACAGACTTTAGCACCATGATCAGCTTACTTGATACCCAAGGCGATGTAGATGTGCTGTCAAGTCCTAGAGTTACCGCATCAAACAACCAAAAAGCCGTAATTAAGGTTGGTAATGATGAATACTTCGTTACTGATGTCTCGTCAACGACAGTGGCAGGTACAACACCTGTAACGACTCCTCAAGTTGAACTCACCCCTTTCTTTTCAGGTATCGCGTTAGATGTGACACCACAAATCGATGCAGACGGTAATGTGTTATTACATGTTCATCCATCCGTTATTGATGTCTCAGAGCAAGTCAAAGAAATTAAAGTTAGCGGTTCAAGTTTAGAGTTGCCACTAGCTCAAAGTGAAATTCGTGAGTCAGACACTGTGATTAAAGCCTCTTCAGGGGATGTCGTTGTGATTGGTGGCTTAATGAAAAGTGAGAACATCGAAGCGTTGTCTAAAGTGCCTTTATTAGGTGATATTCCATTTATTGGAGAAGCTTTTACTAATCGCAGTAAATCCACAAAGAAAACAGAACTTATTATCATGCTAAAACCTACCGTAGTAGGAGCTGATACTTGGAGTAATGAATTACAACGCTCTAAAGATTTACTTGAACGTTGGTACCCAGAGCAGGAGTAA
- a CDS encoding ExeA family protein translates to MYQQHFGLTQLPFTLTPNTQFFFGLTPHVEALQVLQTAIENGEGFIKVTGEVGTGKTLICRKLLNDLPEQYHCAYVPNPYLSPEELRWALATELGLSLDENLNQQQLTSLIQSRLLELNQQGLQVVLVLDEAQALPNESLETLRLFTNLETESTKLIQVVLFGQPELDERLEDNKLRQLKQRITFSYKLRPLAWDEIQAYIDYRLSVAGYQGHSLFNDKDVKLIAAAARGVPRLVNVITNKALLLCFAEGETRVHTKHCKAAIVDTEDAEPLPPAQQQERWIFLLLLLCASLAMLYVADVDWVSMLRESI, encoded by the coding sequence ATGTATCAACAACACTTTGGCTTAACTCAGTTACCTTTTACGTTAACACCGAATACGCAATTCTTTTTTGGGTTAACGCCGCATGTTGAAGCATTACAAGTGCTGCAAACTGCGATTGAGAATGGTGAAGGCTTTATTAAAGTCACAGGGGAAGTTGGCACGGGTAAAACATTGATTTGCAGAAAGCTGCTCAATGATTTACCGGAACAATACCATTGCGCATATGTGCCAAACCCTTATTTAAGCCCAGAAGAGCTTCGTTGGGCATTAGCGACAGAGTTGGGGCTTTCATTAGATGAGAACTTAAACCAGCAACAGCTAACGAGTTTAATTCAAAGCAGGTTACTTGAGCTTAATCAACAAGGTTTACAGGTCGTTTTAGTATTGGATGAAGCCCAAGCTTTGCCGAATGAAAGTTTGGAAACTTTAAGGCTATTTACCAACCTAGAAACAGAAAGCACCAAGTTAATTCAAGTGGTGTTGTTTGGCCAACCTGAATTAGATGAACGACTTGAAGATAACAAGCTAAGGCAACTAAAACAAAGAATAACCTTTAGTTATAAATTAAGACCACTAGCGTGGGATGAAATCCAAGCCTATATCGACTACAGGTTGTCCGTTGCTGGTTATCAAGGTCATTCATTGTTTAATGACAAAGATGTGAAACTTATTGCCGCTGCAGCGCGAGGGGTTCCTCGTTTGGTGAATGTGATTACTAATAAAGCGCTGTTACTTTGTTTCGCAGAGGGTGAAACTCGAGTTCATACAAAGCATTGTAAAGCGGCCATTGTGGATACAGAAGATGCTGAACCCTTGCCGCCTGCTCAGCAACAAGAACGATGGATTTTTTTATTACTACTTTTATGCGCTTCACTGGCGATGCTATATGTCGCTGATGTTGATTGGGTATCGATGTTAAGAGAGTCAATATGA
- a CDS encoding type II secretion system F family protein codes for MPTYRYRGRNNQGAAVEAFIESANESSAADALMSRGIIPLELREVKQSQPFKLGSLFASKVSLEELQIFTRQMYSLTRSGIPILRAIAGLAETTHSQRMKDALNDISEQLTSGRPLSAAMNQHQDVFDSLFISMVHVGENTGKLEDAFIQLSSYIEREQETRRRIKSAMRYPIFVLIAITIAMVILNIMVIPKFADMFSRFGADLPWATKILITTSNVFVNYWHVMLVAVVGAIIGIRYWHHTEKGERQWDRWKLHIPAVGSIIERSTLSRYCRSFSMMLGAGVPMTQALSLVADAVDNSYMHDRIVAMRRGIESGESMLRVSNQSGLFTPLVLQMVAVGEETGQIDQLLNDAADFYEGEVDYDLKNLTAKLEPILIGFVACIVLILALGIYLPMWDMLNVVKG; via the coding sequence GTGCCAACTTACCGGTATCGAGGTCGGAACAATCAAGGCGCAGCCGTAGAAGCCTTTATTGAATCAGCAAATGAAAGTAGTGCTGCTGATGCTTTGATGTCTCGAGGCATCATTCCCCTTGAGCTGCGTGAAGTTAAACAATCTCAGCCATTTAAATTGGGTAGCCTTTTTGCAAGCAAAGTGTCGCTTGAAGAATTGCAAATTTTTACCAGACAGATGTATTCATTGACTCGATCTGGCATTCCAATTCTGCGGGCGATAGCGGGGTTAGCTGAAACCACGCATTCTCAGCGAATGAAAGATGCTTTAAATGATATCTCAGAGCAATTAACGTCTGGTAGGCCACTTTCTGCGGCAATGAACCAACACCAAGATGTGTTCGATTCATTGTTTATCTCGATGGTTCATGTTGGTGAAAATACCGGTAAGCTGGAAGATGCATTTATTCAATTATCTAGCTATATAGAACGTGAACAAGAGACTCGACGTCGGATAAAATCGGCAATGCGTTATCCTATTTTTGTATTAATTGCGATTACCATCGCCATGGTGATCCTCAATATCATGGTCATCCCCAAGTTTGCTGATATGTTTTCACGGTTTGGCGCTGACTTACCTTGGGCAACAAAAATTTTAATCACCACTTCAAATGTATTCGTAAATTATTGGCATGTCATGTTAGTTGCTGTGGTTGGTGCAATTATTGGGATTAGATATTGGCATCATACAGAAAAAGGGGAGCGACAATGGGACCGGTGGAAACTGCATATCCCTGCTGTAGGCTCAATTATTGAACGTTCAACGCTTTCTCGGTATTGCCGAAGTTTTTCGATGATGTTGGGAGCAGGTGTGCCTATGACCCAAGCGTTAAGCTTGGTCGCCGATGCTGTTGATAATAGCTATATGCACGACCGAATTGTGGCAATGCGTCGAGGTATTGAATCAGGTGAATCAATGCTGCGGGTATCTAACCAAAGTGGACTGTTTACTCCGTTAGTATTGCAAATGGTGGCTGTAGGTGAGGAAACTGGGCAAATCGATCAGCTGTTGAATGACGCCGCAGATTTTTACGAAGGGGAAGTTGATTACGACTTAAAAAACTTAACAGCAAAGTTAGAACCGATTTTAATCGGATTTGTAGCATGTATCGTATTGATCCTAGCACTAGGTATTTACTTACCTATGTGGGATATGCTGAACGTTGTTAAGGGTTGA
- a CDS encoding prepilin-type N-terminal cleavage/methylation domain-containing protein: MKLRQQGFSLIELVIVIVILGLLAATAIPRFLNVTEDAQNASIDGVAGGLATAVGFVRAQWEVDGRRNTSVILDGTVVSLDTRFGFPTGTSNTDVTAMTDATCQEVFNNVLQSAPRNVIYNEDAREQRYTVRVQNGVGGSATSIDGTTVTGIDLCVYHQVASLTLNQNSGVPSPAPDLSTAGAKGVTYNPGTGQVLSFSND, encoded by the coding sequence ATGAAATTAAGACAGCAAGGCTTTTCATTAATCGAGCTGGTTATTGTTATTGTTATTCTCGGTTTATTAGCCGCAACAGCAATACCACGTTTTTTAAATGTTACTGAAGATGCACAAAATGCCAGTATTGATGGTGTTGCTGGTGGACTAGCAACAGCAGTTGGTTTTGTACGTGCTCAGTGGGAAGTTGATGGCCGCCGCAATACGTCCGTTATTTTAGACGGCACAGTGGTGTCATTAGACACGCGATTTGGTTTCCCTACAGGAACAAGTAATACTGATGTCACCGCTATGACAGATGCTACGTGCCAAGAAGTGTTTAATAACGTTTTACAAAGTGCGCCTCGTAACGTGATTTATAATGAAGATGCTCGTGAGCAACGCTACACGGTCAGAGTGCAAAATGGGGTGGGCGGTTCAGCCACGTCTATTGATGGCACAACCGTCACTGGAATTGACCTATGTGTTTACCACCAAGTAGCGTCTTTAACACTAAATCAAAATTCCGGTGTTCCTTCACCCGCTCCTGACTTGTCTACTGCAGGTGCGAAGGGTGTGACATATAACCCTGGTACTGGGCAAGTGCTTAGTTTCAGCAATGACTAG